From Campylobacter suis, a single genomic window includes:
- a CDS encoding type II toxin-antitoxin system RelE/ParE family toxin encodes MIYFLPKFDDNLNKIYNYISLDSPSRADKFCTELFDKIAKIEYMPLSFRKNLQINRDDIRDLIFKGYVMPFLIKDGDYYVLDIYKNNEWSGI; translated from the coding sequence ATGATATATTTTCTACCCAAATTTGATGATAATCTAAACAAGATATATAACTATATATCACTTGATAGTCCAAGCAGAGCAGATAAATTTTGCACTGAGCTATTTGATAAGATAGCAAAGATAGAATATATGCCTTTAAGCTTTCGCAAAAACCTACAAATAAACCGCGATGATATAAGAGATTTGATATTTAAGGGCTATGTTATGCCATTTTTGATAAAAGATGGGGATTATTATGTGTTAGATATTTATAAGAATAATGAATGGAGTGGAATTTAG
- a CDS encoding DUF417 family protein, translating to MQKYLEFLANSQKCFVNYISVAIFIVMAWIGGLKVVQYEADGIVPFVTNSPFFSYMLNNKDIVDNGKGKMVAEYNLHKNPEGLVVPKNIEWHKSNGTYTASYFIGFMICTIGTLVLLGIWFPKAGLVGGLLTFGMSIVTLSFLITTPETWVPNLGNPALGITESPNHGFPYLSGAGRLVIKDIIMSAGGLIVASNAARRILEKCKGACA from the coding sequence ATGCAAAAATATTTAGAATTTCTAGCAAATTCTCAAAAATGTTTTGTAAATTACATTAGTGTTGCCATTTTTATCGTAATGGCTTGGATAGGCGGACTAAAAGTCGTTCAGTACGAAGCCGACGGTATAGTGCCTTTTGTTACCAATAGTCCGTTTTTTAGCTATATGTTAAACAATAAAGATATAGTTGATAATGGCAAAGGTAAAATGGTCGCAGAATATAACTTGCATAAAAATCCTGAAGGCTTAGTCGTACCTAAAAATATCGAATGGCACAAGAGCAACGGCACATACACAGCTTCATACTTTATAGGCTTTATGATATGCACTATCGGCACTCTTGTTTTGCTTGGTATTTGGTTCCCAAAAGCTGGGCTTGTTGGAGGTTTGCTCACCTTTGGTATGTCTATCGTTACTCTATCATTTTTGATAACAACTCCCGAAACTTGGGTTCCAAATCTAGGCAACCCAGCTCTAGGAATAACCGAAAGTCCAAATCATGGTTTTCCTTATCTATCTGGCGCAGGTCGCCTTGTCATAAAAGACATTATAATGTCTGCGGGCGGTTTAATAGTCGCTTCAAATGCTGCACGCCGCATACTTGAAAAATGCAAAGGCGCATGCGCTTAG